One genomic window of Pagrus major chromosome 22, Pma_NU_1.0 includes the following:
- the LOC141018089 gene encoding toll-like receptor 5, whose amino-acid sequence MWTLSLQAIVVCVFLQVPGCFPSCLIVGSVANCAFKNLRSVPPLPPNITHLYLEMNRIAEINSTSLSGLKELQELDLGRQYVPSFVIRDNAFSGQRRLRRLVLGFNKGLHLEPKAFEGLSGLKNLYLDYCSLEDAILSENYLEPLSSLETLDLFGNKIERLQPSMFFANMTNLKDVNLKLNRIDKICESDLVGFRGKHFEVLNLESVLLKAMSSKGFDWQTCGNPFRGISFQTLDLSNNGLSIHKSKQLFRAIEGTKISCLKLSGHMGRGFSFSVLPDPDRSTFEGLKNSSILTLDLSKNKIFALQQGVFSQLKEVEIIDVSRNRLNQIHRDAFMGLKGHLKMLNLSHNLLGEIRSYTFASLTNLKVLDLSHNHIGVLGFDSFDGLDNLKALILTGNSLRDLGFPASLPSLDYLLLNDNKLTSSSVYSLTRFADNAMHLDIRNNRLTDLGDVYTFLARLEHLQHLFFGGNTIRTCNLNRQVTAADLNNFQTLDLHGSSLQSIWSQRKCLNLFDYLRHVTVLNLSFNSLQSLPQDIFKGLRSVETMDLSFNTLTYLQPDILPKSLKVLNLSNNFIASPDPTAFRSLSSLDLNMNRFHCNPNLTSFLTWLNNTNVTFLRPVKELRCEFPYGFYNVPLLEYSAQVSHQ is encoded by the coding sequence ttcctcctctccctcccaaCATCACCCACCTGTACCTGGAGATGAACCGCATTGCTGAGATCAACTCCACCTCCCTGTCAGGCctgaaggagctgcaggagctggaCCTCGGACGACAGTATGTTCCTTCATTTGTGATCAGGGACAATGCGTTCAGCGGACAAAGACGCCTGAGGAGGCTGGTGCTCGGCTTCAACAAAGGCCTTCATCTGGAGCCAAAGGCTTTCGAGGGACTTTCCGGTTTGAAGAACCTCTACCTGGATTACTGCTCACTTGAAGACGCCATACTGTCAGAAAACTATCTGGAGCCACTGTCTTCTTTAGAGACTCTTGACCTCTTTGGTAACAAGATTGAGAGACTCCAGCCTTCAATGTTCTTTGCAAACATGACTAATTTGAAAGATGTGAATCTCAAGCTGAACAGGATTGACAAAATCTGTGAGTCTGATTTAGTTGGTTTCCGGGGAAAGCACTTTGAGGTTCTGAACTTGGAATCTGTTCTGTTAAAGGCCATGTCTAGTAAAGGTTTTGACTGGCAGACATGTGGGAACCCTTTCAGAGGAATATCCTTTCAGACACTCGACCTGTCAAACAACGGGCTCAGTATCCATAAATCAAAGCAGCTCTTCAGAGCCATTGAGGGGACAAAGATCTCCTGTCTCAAACTGTCAGGACACATGGGTAGAGGATTTTCATTCAGTGTTCTCCCTGATCCAGACCGCAGCACGTTTGAGGGCCTGAAGAACAGCTCGATCCTTACTTTGGATCTGTctaaaaacaagatatttgcaTTGCAACAGGGGGTTTTTAGTCAGCTGAAAGAGGTCGAAATCATCGACGTTTCTCGGAACCGCTTGAACCAGATCCACAGGGATGCCTTTATGGGTCTTAAGGgtcatttaaaaatgctcaACCTGTCGCACAACCTGCTCGGGGAAATCCGTTCTTACACTTTTGCCTCTCTGACAAACCTGAAAGTGTTGGACTTGTCTCACAATCACATTGGTGTACTCGGTTTTGACTCATTTGATGGACTTGACAACTTGAAAGCGTTGATTCTAACAGGAAACTCTTTGCGAGATCTTGGCTTCCCTGCGTCTCTACCCAGCTTAGATTATCTCCTGTTGAACGACAACAAGTTGACCTCCTCGTCAGTATACAGTCTCACACGGTTTGCCGATAATGCCATGCATCTGGACATTAGGAACAACAGATTAACAGACCTGGGGGATGTTTACACCTTTCTGGCTCGGCTGGAGCACCTCCAGCATCTCTTCTTTGGAGGAAACACCATCAGGACGTGCAACCTCAATAGACAAGTTACAGCAGCTGATTTGAATAATTTCCAAACTCTTGATCTTCACGGAAGCTCTCTGCAGTCTATTTGGTCTCAGCGGAAATGCCTGAATCTGTTTGACTACCTCAGACATGTGACTGTTCTCAACTTGAGCTTCAACTCACTGCAGTCTCTTCCTCAGGACATTTTCAAGGGTCTCAGGTCAGTAGAGACGATGGACCTCTCATTCAATACCTTGACCTATCTCCAGCCTGACATCCTACCAAAAAGTCTTAAAGTTCTCAACCTGTCTAACAACTTCATCGCCTCCCCTGACCCCACCGCTTTTCGCTCTCTCAGCTCCCTTGACCTCAATATGAACCGATTTCATTGCAATCCAAACCTGACAAGCTTCCTGACTTGGCTGAACAACACAAACGTGACCTTCCTGAGACCCGTCAAAGAGCTCAGATGTGAATTTCCTTATGGTTTCTATAATGTTCCTCTGTTAGAGTACTCTGCTCAGGTCTCACACCAGTAA